The Crocosphaera subtropica ATCC 51142 genome includes a window with the following:
- a CDS encoding TerB family tellurite resistance protein: MDTQTQKKQLLKILIGAAWIDGIIQVEERDYLKRMAQSHGLSEDVDLKSLLSELKPVQPNQCYQWLEEYLGDNPTIHDYQELLETLSALIYSDGDVQMQEAQLLTKLQLLDPAQESPKSAFDKILKAIQKVYKKAINQKL, encoded by the coding sequence ATGGATACTCAAACTCAAAAGAAACAACTGCTCAAAATTCTCATCGGTGCAGCTTGGATCGATGGTATTATTCAAGTAGAAGAAAGAGATTATTTAAAACGAATGGCCCAGAGTCATGGGTTATCTGAAGATGTGGATCTCAAGTCTCTTTTATCAGAATTAAAACCGGTTCAGCCTAATCAATGTTATCAATGGCTAGAAGAATATTTAGGAGATAATCCCACCATCCATGACTATCAAGAATTATTAGAAACTTTGAGTGCTTTAATTTATAGTGATGGGGATGTTCAAATGCAAGAAGCCCAACTTTTAACTAAATTACAATTACTTGATCCCGCTCAAGAATCTCCTAAATCTGCTTTTGATAAAATTCTTAAAGCGATTCAAAAAGTTTACAAAAAAGCAATTAATCAAAAGCTTTAA
- a CDS encoding NYN domain-containing protein, whose product MKTLEDGSSNIRLAVLIDAENVSANIIEALLQEVAKYGTANVKRIYGDWTSNQLNSWKGKLNKLALQPIQQFRYTTGKNATDSALIIDAMDLLYTGNFDGFCLVSSDSDFTRLASRIRESGLIVYGFGEKIKTPEAFVVACNKFIYTDILAHQQPSGNEKITTNKKLLELLKSAYDSVADEEEWVHLGPFGSQLTKLSPSFDSRNYGYKKLSELVQSVDIFTIKKTRFHLMIKLK is encoded by the coding sequence ATGAAAACCTTAGAGGATGGCTCCAGCAATATACGGTTAGCGGTTTTAATTGATGCTGAAAATGTCAGTGCAAATATTATTGAAGCTTTATTACAAGAAGTCGCTAAATATGGAACCGCTAATGTCAAAAGAATATATGGAGACTGGACAAGTAATCAATTAAATAGCTGGAAAGGTAAACTCAATAAATTAGCCCTTCAACCCATCCAACAATTTCGATATACAACCGGGAAAAATGCAACTGACAGTGCTTTAATTATTGATGCAATGGATTTACTTTATACGGGAAATTTTGATGGATTTTGTTTAGTTTCCAGCGATAGTGATTTTACTCGTTTAGCTTCTCGAATTAGAGAATCTGGTCTTATTGTTTATGGCTTTGGAGAAAAAATTAAAACACCAGAAGCTTTTGTTGTTGCTTGTAACAAATTTATTTATACTGATATTTTAGCTCATCAACAACCCTCTGGAAATGAAAAAATAACAACCAATAAAAAATTGTTGGAGTTATTGAAAAGTGCTTATGATTCTGTAGCAGATGAGGAAGAATGGGTTCACCTTGGGCCTTTTGGCTCACAATTAACCAAATTATCTCCCTCTTTTGATTCTCGAAACTATGGTTATAAAAAACTGAGTGAATTAGTTCAATCAGTCGATATTTTTACGATCAAAAAGACTCGATTTCATTTGATGATAAAACTAAAATAG
- a CDS encoding GNAT family N-acetyltransferase, with protein MEKIRSATIEDLEEIVNIYNASIPSRLATGDLEKIQVESRLKWFQERDHKHYPIWVMEKDNQVLGWISLQHFYGRPAYKSTAEISLYIAENHRGQGIGKKLLGYVIEESPKLGLTNLLGFIFAHNQPSLNLFKKYNFQQWGYLPKVAQLDNIERDLIIMGLHLDYKKDKI; from the coding sequence ATGGAGAAAATAAGATCGGCAACCATAGAAGATTTAGAAGAAATTGTTAACATTTATAATGCGAGTATTCCCAGTCGTCTCGCCACAGGAGATTTAGAGAAAATACAAGTAGAAAGTCGCTTAAAATGGTTTCAAGAAAGAGATCATAAACATTATCCAATCTGGGTCATGGAAAAGGATAATCAAGTGTTAGGTTGGATCAGTTTACAACATTTTTATGGTCGTCCGGCTTATAAAAGTACAGCAGAAATCAGTTTATATATTGCTGAAAATCATCGAGGTCAAGGAATTGGCAAAAAATTGTTAGGATATGTCATAGAAGAAAGTCCAAAACTAGGATTAACTAATTTACTAGGATTTATTTTTGCCCATAATCAACCCAGTTTAAATTTATTCAAAAAATATAACTTTCAACAATGGGGATACTTGCCAAAAGTAGCTCAATTGGATAATATCGAAAGAGATTTGATTATTATGGGACTACATTTAGATTATAAAAAAGATAAAATATAA
- the corA gene encoding magnesium/cobalt transporter CorA, with translation MTQSPITEPQILNPDELEKEEESDYFDYFFDEPGSEPGTLNIEPDAKPSRIVLIDYDESHAIRKVDVTPKALTPYLGTNTISWMDVQGLGSERVLKQIGDIFKLHPLLLEDVVNVPQRPKLEDYNEQLVVIVQMVRPNANEEGFESEQVSFVLGNRYLVTFQEEEIEDCFDIVRERIRANQGKVRQQGADYLMYLLLDSIIDGYFPVLEDYGDRIEDIEDELAIAPNTNQLKEIYVIRRELLALRRAIWPLRNVTNMLVRGESSLISSEAQIYFRDCYDHVIQILDIVETYRELASSLMDAYLSSMSNKMNEVMQVLTVVSTIFIPLTFIAGVYGMNFEYMPELKTRWGYFGSLGLMAAIAGGLIYFFWRRGWFEPFARPNIPLSKKD, from the coding sequence ATGACTCAATCACCCATTACCGAACCCCAAATATTAAACCCAGACGAACTAGAAAAAGAAGAAGAATCTGATTATTTTGATTACTTTTTTGATGAACCGGGTAGTGAACCTGGAACCTTAAATATAGAACCAGATGCTAAACCTTCCCGTATCGTTTTAATTGATTACGATGAGTCCCATGCCATTCGGAAAGTAGATGTTACCCCTAAAGCATTAACCCCCTATTTAGGAACGAATACCATTTCCTGGATGGACGTTCAAGGGTTAGGAAGTGAGCGAGTTCTGAAACAAATTGGAGATATTTTTAAGCTCCATCCCTTACTCTTAGAAGACGTAGTTAATGTTCCCCAACGACCTAAATTAGAAGATTATAACGAACAATTAGTTGTAATTGTTCAGATGGTTCGTCCCAACGCCAACGAAGAAGGATTTGAAAGCGAACAAGTCAGTTTTGTTTTAGGCAATAGATATTTAGTGACCTTTCAAGAAGAAGAAATCGAAGATTGTTTTGATATTGTTAGAGAAAGAATTAGGGCAAATCAAGGGAAAGTGAGACAACAAGGGGCCGACTATTTGATGTACTTATTGTTAGATTCTATTATTGATGGCTATTTCCCCGTTTTAGAAGACTACGGCGATCGCATCGAAGATATAGAAGACGAATTAGCGATCGCTCCAAATACCAATCAATTAAAGGAAATTTATGTAATTAGAAGGGAATTATTGGCCTTGCGTCGAGCGATTTGGCCTTTAAGAAATGTTACCAATATGTTAGTCCGGGGAGAAAGCTCCTTAATTAGTTCTGAGGCACAAATTTATTTTCGAGACTGTTACGATCACGTCATTCAAATCTTAGATATCGTTGAAACCTATCGAGAATTAGCCTCTTCTTTAATGGATGCTTATCTATCTTCCATGAGCAATAAAATGAACGAGGTAATGCAAGTTTTAACCGTTGTTTCCACTATTTTTATTCCTTTGACCTTTATTGCCGGAGTTTATGGCATGAACTTTGAATATATGCCAGAACTTAAGACCCGTTGGGGTTATTTTGGTTCTTTGGGGTTAATGGCTGCGATCGCAGGAGGCTTAATTTATTTCTTTTGGCGCAGAGGTTGGTTTGAACCTTTTGCTCGTCCTAACATTCCCCTCTCCAAAAAAGACTAA
- a CDS encoding ArsC/Spx/MgsR family protein, with the protein MANVTFYEKPGCKNNTKQKNLLIAAGHNLEAKSLLTEPWTAEKLRPFFGDLPVSLWFNKSAPRIKSGEVIPDSLSEEKALELMIADPLLIRRPLIQVEAVYRVGFDPETIDAWIGLNPENPITDDLETCPRSHESKPCATVQ; encoded by the coding sequence ATGGCTAACGTTACTTTTTACGAAAAACCAGGGTGTAAAAATAACACCAAACAGAAAAACTTGCTAATAGCAGCAGGTCACAATTTAGAGGCAAAAAGTCTCTTAACTGAACCTTGGACAGCAGAAAAATTACGCCCGTTTTTTGGGGATTTACCGGTTAGTTTATGGTTCAATAAAAGCGCACCGAGAATTAAATCGGGTGAGGTTATTCCTGATAGTTTAAGCGAGGAAAAAGCTTTAGAATTAATGATTGCTGATCCTCTATTAATTCGTCGTCCTTTAATTCAAGTTGAGGCGGTTTATCGGGTGGGTTTTGATCCTGAAACCATTGACGCTTGGATCGGTTTAAACCCAGAAAATCCGATTACAGACGACTTAGAAACTTGTCCCCGTAGTCACGAGTCAAAACCTTGTGCAACGGTTCAATAA
- a CDS encoding (2Fe-2S) ferredoxin domain-containing protein — protein MSSVNSSQTIPFQLQGKFVGFVYKSNGQSKALILAVGERELKIKIDKSLRDTKSLNVLPGEWISIAGEQEFKGNFTKLKLKAYEITRLSCNVECDQEKENDATVNPRGKTCPKKGKILLCGKSDCAKRGGRKLHQMLEQTLCNLGLQDHVTIEKTSCQKRCGKAPNLILMPGKAKHSKANPKNIAELLEEHYITSLNK, from the coding sequence ATGAGTTCAGTTAATTCTAGTCAAACCATTCCCTTTCAATTACAAGGCAAGTTTGTGGGCTTTGTTTATAAATCCAATGGTCAATCAAAAGCTTTAATTCTAGCAGTTGGAGAACGGGAATTAAAGATTAAAATTGATAAAAGTTTGCGGGATACTAAGTCCTTAAATGTCTTACCTGGAGAGTGGATTTCGATAGCAGGAGAACAGGAATTTAAGGGTAATTTTACTAAATTAAAATTAAAAGCTTATGAGATTACTCGCCTCAGTTGTAATGTGGAATGTGACCAGGAAAAAGAAAATGATGCTACCGTCAACCCACGAGGGAAGACTTGTCCAAAAAAGGGTAAAATTTTACTCTGTGGTAAATCTGATTGTGCGAAACGAGGAGGACGAAAATTACATCAAATGCTTGAACAAACCTTATGTAATTTAGGACTTCAAGATCATGTAACCATTGAGAAAACCAGTTGCCAAAAACGCTGTGGGAAAGCTCCTAATTTAATTTTAATGCCTGGCAAAGCTAAACACAGTAAAGCTAATCCCAAAAACATTGCAGAATTGCTCGAAGAACACTATATTACTTCCTTAAACAAATAA
- the nifT gene encoding putative nitrogen fixation protein NifT — MKVILSREDAGNLSVYVPKKDLEEAVVNETIEGDGKILTLANGWELQFPNLNDDTKLPQTLDAKRL, encoded by the coding sequence ATGAAAGTGATCTTAAGCAGAGAAGATGCCGGAAATTTATCCGTTTATGTTCCTAAGAAAGATTTAGAGGAAGCAGTGGTTAACGAAACCATTGAAGGAGACGGCAAAATTTTAACCTTAGCTAATGGTTGGGAATTACAATTTCCTAACCTTAATGACGATACAAAGTTACCCCAAACCTTGGACGCAAAACGTCTCTAG
- a CDS encoding nitrogen fixation protein NifZ, with protein sequence MGLYNPGEIELNDPPAFEMEAKVRLRRMIRNDGTFPGKEVGETLAKKGDVGYVVGIGTYLQSYYIYAVHFLEKGYVVGCRRKELIPADETFIDDGDDEDMEEFVEEPSLQESQV encoded by the coding sequence ATGGGATTGTATAATCCAGGTGAAATTGAACTTAATGATCCCCCAGCTTTTGAAATGGAGGCAAAGGTTCGTCTTCGGAGAATGATTCGCAATGATGGGACGTTTCCGGGTAAAGAAGTGGGCGAAACCTTAGCGAAAAAAGGCGATGTGGGCTATGTGGTAGGTATTGGAACTTATCTGCAAAGTTATTACATCTACGCAGTTCATTTTCTCGAAAAAGGTTACGTTGTCGGTTGTCGTCGCAAGGAATTAATTCCCGCAGACGAGACATTCATCGATGATGGCGATGACGAAGATATGGAAGAATTTGTCGAAGAACCTTCTCTACAAGAGTCTCAGGTTTAA
- the nifV gene encoding homocitrate synthase — protein sequence MNHVHVNDTTLRDGEQAAGIVFSAIEKIAIACLMDAIGIPELEVGIPAMGGSEAEAITAIVQKGLKTALLGWNRAVRSDIEASIACGLRRVHISVPVSDIQIKAKFKGKTNLVWDRLRDSINFALDHDLFVSVGAEDASRADESFLVEVAQFAESLGASRFRFCDTVGILNPLTTAQKVGKLVKSIKMPIEMHTHNDFGLATANALAGLQAGAVSVNTTVNGLGERAGNAALEEMIMALKRLYQVDLGMETSRLRELSQLVVKASGIPLPPWKAIVGDNVFAHESGIHAHGVLQNPQTYEPFSPDEVGWKRRLVVGKHSGRHLLTNLLSQHGISLNHEESQVVLDSVRHLSVQMKRSLTVEELIDVVTNRSMSHGIV from the coding sequence ATGAATCATGTCCATGTTAATGATACAACCCTACGGGATGGAGAACAAGCAGCCGGTATTGTTTTTAGTGCCATCGAAAAAATAGCGATCGCTTGTTTAATGGATGCCATCGGTATTCCTGAGTTGGAAGTGGGTATTCCTGCGATGGGAGGCTCTGAAGCCGAAGCCATCACCGCCATTGTCCAAAAAGGATTAAAAACCGCCCTCTTAGGTTGGAACCGTGCGGTACGTTCGGATATTGAAGCCTCCATTGCCTGTGGCTTGAGAAGGGTTCATATCTCGGTTCCTGTATCAGACATACAAATTAAGGCAAAATTTAAAGGAAAAACTAATCTTGTTTGGGATCGGTTACGAGATAGTATTAATTTTGCGCTAGATCACGATTTATTCGTTTCTGTGGGGGCTGAAGATGCTTCACGGGCAGATGAGTCCTTTTTAGTGGAAGTAGCTCAATTTGCCGAAAGTTTAGGGGCTTCTCGGTTCCGTTTCTGCGATACGGTGGGCATTCTTAACCCTTTAACCACGGCTCAAAAAGTGGGAAAATTGGTGAAGTCTATCAAGATGCCTATCGAAATGCACACCCATAATGATTTTGGCTTAGCCACCGCCAATGCTTTAGCGGGGTTGCAAGCAGGTGCGGTTTCGGTGAATACCACCGTTAATGGGTTAGGAGAAAGGGCAGGTAACGCAGCCTTAGAAGAGATGATCATGGCTCTCAAACGACTCTATCAGGTTGATTTAGGGATGGAGACTTCTCGTCTACGAGAACTATCTCAACTGGTGGTTAAAGCCTCCGGTATTCCCCTTCCCCCTTGGAAAGCGATCGTTGGGGACAATGTGTTTGCCCACGAGTCTGGTATTCATGCTCATGGTGTCTTACAAAACCCCCAAACCTACGAACCCTTTTCCCCAGATGAGGTAGGTTGGAAACGCCGTTTAGTGGTGGGTAAGCATTCGGGACGACATTTATTGACCAATTTATTGAGTCAACATGGCATTAGTTTAAACCATGAAGAGTCCCAAGTGGTGTTAGACTCGGTTCGTCATTTATCGGTACAAATGAAACGCAGTCTAACGGTTGAGGAGTTAATTGATGTTGTAACCAATAGGAGTATGTCTCATGGGATTGTATAA
- a CDS encoding DUF2949 domain-containing protein: MENNSISTEFSQFLQQEMALSRDDLAVVINNQRQPGDPIPMLLWQYGLISVTQLQRIWDWLDAQVYFQFP; encoded by the coding sequence ATGGAAAACAATTCAATTTCTACAGAATTCAGTCAATTTTTACAACAAGAAATGGCCCTATCACGGGACGATCTGGCGGTTGTAATCAACAACCAACGGCAACCGGGGGATCCGATCCCGATGCTCCTATGGCAATATGGCTTAATCTCAGTAACCCAATTACAAAGAATTTGGGATTGGCTAGATGCTCAAGTTTATTTCCAGTTTCCCTAA
- a CDS encoding Asr1405/Asl0597 family protein, which produces MMQPYHSDALISQVEKVSRCDRWSVYQRLQELTIPCWCPEDGSLWVEIEHGLHAILLRSAIYGAIAPRQELVDWLERCWDTVDSESIKSYQNRQ; this is translated from the coding sequence ATGATGCAACCTTACCATTCTGATGCTCTAATCAGTCAAGTTGAGAAAGTTTCTCGTTGCGATCGTTGGAGTGTTTACCAACGTCTCCAAGAATTAACCATTCCCTGCTGGTGTCCTGAAGATGGCTCCTTGTGGGTAGAAATAGAACATGGCCTCCATGCTATTTTACTCCGCAGTGCTATCTATGGGGCGATCGCTCCTCGTCAAGAGTTGGTAGACTGGCTGGAGCGATGTTGGGATACTGTTGATTCTGAGTCTATTAAGTCTTATCAAAATAGGCAATAG
- the cysE gene encoding serine O-acetyltransferase: MFGSLPVRERRGSPSESSISEPRTSRPNLLSFLRKDFQIIFERDPAARNWLEVVCCYPGLHALAIHRLSHELWHRNLPFFPRFLSHIARFLTGIEIHPGATLGQGVFIDHGMGVVIGETAIIGDYCLIYQNVTLGGTGKESGKRHPTLGNSVIVGAGAKVLGNIEIGNHVRIGAGSIVLSDVPHDCTVVGVPGRIISRSGRGCPLEHGKLPDVEGQVIRSLLDRIEELEQKIQKLP, encoded by the coding sequence ATGTTTGGATCACTCCCTGTCAGAGAGCGTCGTGGAAGTCCGTCAGAAAGCTCTATTTCTGAACCGCGCACTTCTCGACCTAACCTATTAAGCTTTTTGCGGAAGGATTTTCAAATCATTTTTGAAAGAGATCCCGCAGCCCGTAATTGGTTAGAAGTGGTGTGTTGCTATCCAGGTTTACACGCTTTGGCGATCCATCGTCTTTCCCACGAATTATGGCATCGCAATTTGCCTTTTTTTCCCCGTTTTCTCTCTCATATTGCCCGTTTTCTTACGGGAATCGAAATTCATCCAGGGGCGACTCTTGGCCAAGGGGTGTTTATCGATCATGGTATGGGGGTGGTCATTGGGGAAACAGCGATTATTGGTGATTATTGCCTCATTTACCAAAATGTCACCCTAGGGGGGACGGGTAAAGAAAGTGGTAAACGCCATCCCACTCTAGGCAATTCAGTCATTGTGGGAGCCGGGGCAAAAGTATTAGGCAACATCGAAATTGGCAATCATGTCCGTATTGGAGCCGGATCAATCGTTTTAAGCGATGTTCCCCATGATTGCACGGTAGTAGGCGTTCCTGGTCGTATTATCTCCCGTAGTGGTCGGGGTTGTCCTTTAGAACACGGCAAATTACCCGATGTTGAGGGCCAAGTCATTCGGAGTTTACTAGACCGAATTGAAGAATTGGAACAAAAGATACAAAAACTACCTTGA
- the nifB gene encoding nitrogenase cofactor biosynthesis protein NifB — protein MLQSTGLINTDASTANPTTAPGTSFIPKAKGDCACPSSGDSTQTIDAKIQERIAKHPCYSEDAHHHYARMHVAVAPACNIQCNYCNRKYDCANESRPGVVSEVLTPEEAAHKALVIGGKIPQMTVLGIAGPGDPLANPKQTFRTFELVADKAPDIKLCLSSNGLMLPEYVDRIKELNIDHVTLTINMIDPEIGEKIYPWVRYNRKRYKGIEGVKILHEKQMESLDALKEADILCKVNSVMIPGINDEHLAEVNEVIRSKGAFLHNIMPLISAPEHGTHFGLTGQRGPTPKELKALQDKCSGNMKMMRHCRQCRADAVGLLGEDRSQEFTKDKFLEMAPEYDVAQRQEVHANIEKFTAEFKATKAQQKAQKKANAPKILVAVATKGNRLVNQHFGHAKEFQIFEVDGTDVTFVAHRKVDHYCQSGYGEEATLDNIIKSISDCKGVLASKIGHCPQEELRKAGLEPYEAYDVIDNVAINFYKDYMQKQALGA, from the coding sequence ATGTTACAATCTACAGGTCTCATTAACACTGACGCATCTACGGCTAATCCAACAACTGCGCCGGGAACCTCATTTATTCCCAAAGCAAAAGGAGATTGTGCTTGTCCCTCAAGTGGGGATAGTACACAAACCATAGATGCAAAGATTCAAGAAAGAATTGCCAAACACCCTTGTTACAGTGAAGATGCCCATCATCACTATGCACGGATGCACGTCGCCGTCGCCCCTGCTTGTAACATTCAATGCAACTATTGTAACCGCAAATACGACTGTGCCAACGAAAGTCGGCCAGGAGTGGTTAGTGAAGTTTTAACCCCAGAAGAAGCAGCCCATAAAGCATTAGTAATTGGTGGAAAAATTCCCCAAATGACTGTATTAGGTATTGCCGGTCCTGGTGATCCTTTAGCGAACCCCAAACAAACCTTTCGCACCTTTGAATTAGTAGCAGATAAAGCCCCCGATATTAAACTCTGCTTATCCAGTAACGGATTAATGTTACCGGAATACGTTGATCGCATTAAAGAACTCAACATCGATCATGTCACCCTCACCATTAATATGATCGACCCCGAAATTGGGGAAAAAATTTATCCTTGGGTTCGGTATAATCGGAAACGATATAAAGGCATAGAAGGGGTTAAGATACTTCATGAGAAACAAATGGAGTCCCTTGATGCCCTCAAAGAAGCGGATATCCTCTGCAAAGTGAACTCCGTCATGATTCCAGGAATCAACGACGAACACTTAGCCGAAGTTAATGAAGTCATTCGTTCTAAAGGTGCATTTCTCCACAATATTATGCCCTTGATTTCTGCCCCTGAACACGGTACTCATTTCGGTTTGACCGGACAAAGAGGCCCCACCCCTAAAGAGCTAAAAGCTTTACAGGATAAGTGTTCTGGCAACATGAAAATGATGCGTCACTGCCGTCAATGTCGCGCTGATGCTGTTGGGCTACTCGGAGAAGATCGCTCTCAAGAGTTTACCAAAGATAAATTCTTAGAAATGGCTCCTGAGTATGATGTTGCTCAACGTCAAGAAGTTCACGCCAACATCGAAAAATTCACCGCCGAATTTAAAGCAACCAAAGCACAACAAAAAGCCCAAAAGAAAGCCAACGCACCTAAAATTTTAGTGGCAGTAGCAACCAAAGGCAACCGCTTAGTGAACCAGCATTTCGGCCACGCCAAAGAATTTCAAATCTTTGAAGTGGATGGCACTGATGTCACCTTTGTCGCACACCGTAAAGTGGATCACTACTGTCAAAGCGGCTACGGCGAAGAAGCAACCCTCGATAACATTATTAAATCTATCTCCGACTGTAAAGGGGTACTCGCTTCAAAAATCGGTCATTGTCCTCAAGAAGAATTACGCAAAGCCGGTTTAGAACCTTACGAAGCTTACGATGTCATCGATAACGTTGCCATCAACTTCTACAAAGATTATATGCAAAAACAAGCATTAGGAGCCTAA
- a CDS encoding 4Fe-4S binding protein — protein MSYTITNECINCSRCRSACPTGAITIQDNVFLIDATLCNDCQGYYGTPQCASVCPTNSACLPSYQVTGGSENQMADYWDIWFNRYHNLVSNLKGKQTSPYWEQWFDAYSQEISTLMTANS, from the coding sequence ATGAGTTACACTATCACCAATGAATGTATTAACTGTTCTCGTTGTCGGAGTGCTTGTCCGACGGGGGCTATTACCATACAGGATAATGTATTTCTGATCGATGCGACGCTGTGTAATGATTGTCAAGGTTATTATGGAACCCCCCAGTGTGCCTCGGTATGTCCGACCAACTCTGCTTGTTTACCGTCTTATCAAGTCACTGGGGGCAGTGAAAACCAAATGGCTGACTATTGGGATATTTGGTTTAACCGTTATCACAACTTAGTCAGCAACCTCAAAGGAAAACAAACAAGTCCTTACTGGGAACAGTGGTTTGATGCTTACTCCCAAGAAATTTCAACCTTAATGACAGCTAATAGTTAA
- the nifS gene encoding cysteine desulfurase NifS, whose protein sequence is MRDCIYLDNNATTQIDEEVLGAMMPYLTLYYGNPSSMHTFGGQVGKAVKTAREQVASLLGAEPSEIIFTSCGTEGDNAAIRAALTAQPNKRHIITTEVEHPAVLNLCRHLEKQGYTVTYLGVDSQGRLDLDEVQASITGGTALVTIMYANNETGVVFPIEQVGALAKEYGALFHVDAVQAVGKIPLDMSSSTIDMLTLSGHKVHGPKGIGALYVRKGTRFRPFMVGGHQERGRRAGTENVPGIVALGKACELAESHLANISHERQLRDYLETSILTLIPDTVVNGSTKERLPNTTNIGFKYIEGEAILLSMNQYGICASSGSACTSGSLEPSHVLRAMGLPYSVLHGSIRFSLSRYTTQDEIDRVIEVLPDTIARLRSLSPFSSDDATWLQEQEKATLAK, encoded by the coding sequence ATGAGAGACTGTATATATCTAGACAATAATGCAACCACCCAAATAGACGAGGAAGTGCTGGGCGCAATGATGCCCTATCTTACCCTCTATTATGGCAACCCCTCCAGTATGCACACCTTCGGTGGACAAGTGGGAAAAGCCGTTAAAACCGCCAGGGAACAAGTCGCATCCTTACTCGGTGCCGAACCTTCAGAAATTATTTTTACCAGTTGCGGAACCGAAGGGGATAATGCAGCTATCCGTGCAGCCCTCACCGCTCAACCTAATAAACGTCATATTATTACAACAGAAGTAGAACATCCTGCGGTTTTAAACCTTTGCAGACATTTAGAAAAACAAGGATATACTGTCACTTATCTAGGGGTAGATAGTCAAGGAAGATTGGATCTCGATGAAGTGCAAGCTTCTATCACTGGTGGCACCGCTCTTGTTACCATCATGTACGCTAACAATGAAACTGGTGTCGTCTTCCCCATCGAACAAGTGGGAGCTTTAGCCAAAGAATATGGAGCCTTATTCCATGTTGATGCAGTGCAAGCTGTAGGGAAAATTCCTCTAGACATGAGCAGTAGCACCATCGATATGCTCACCCTCTCCGGTCATAAAGTTCATGGGCCTAAAGGCATTGGTGCTTTATATGTGCGTAAAGGAACCCGTTTTCGTCCCTTTATGGTGGGAGGCCATCAAGAAAGGGGCCGCCGCGCCGGAACGGAAAATGTACCTGGTATCGTAGCATTAGGGAAAGCTTGTGAATTAGCAGAATCTCACCTCGCTAATATCTCTCACGAAAGACAATTAAGAGATTATTTAGAAACCAGCATTCTCACCCTAATTCCTGATACAGTAGTAAATGGAAGCACAAAAGAAAGATTACCTAACACCACTAATATTGGTTTTAAATATATCGAAGGCGAAGCCATTTTACTCTCCATGAATCAGTACGGCATCTGTGCCTCTTCTGGTTCGGCTTGTACCTCTGGTTCCCTTGAACCTTCTCATGTCTTAAGAGCTATGGGACTCCCCTATAGTGTTCTGCACGGTTCCATTCGCTTTAGTCTCTCTCGCTATACCACCCAGGATGAGATCGACCGTGTCATTGAAGTTTTACCTGATACCATTGCACGTTTGCGATCGCTGTCTCCCTTTAGTAGCGATGACGCAACCTGGTTACAAGAACAAGAAAAAGCAACTTTAGCTAAGTAG